In Oligoflexus sp., the sequence ATCATAACCTTCATGCAGGATTTGCTGGCAGCTGGCCATCAGGTGTTCCAGCGCGCGAAGAAACTGCGGGTGTTTGATATGCGAGGAACCGATCACATCGAACGACAGCACAACCGCCTCGCGCGTGGCTACCGGCATGGTCTCCTCAAGATTCCGACCCGCCGCGATCTGGGTGACGACGTGCGTATAAACGAGCTTCTGCAGCTGCTTATGGGTGTGAACGATATCGCGGAACGAGTGCGCGTAATTGTAAGAAATGATCACGGTCTGGGAAAAGATGAAGGCCATCAGGGCAAAATCAAGGATAGGCCGGGTTTGCAGCAGATAGCTGACGACCAGGACGTCATTGATCACGGCGACCGTGAGCATCACGACGGTGCCGAGCAATGGTTTCACGCCCGGCATCCTCAGGCGAAACGCCCGAACGAAACTCCTCAGGCCAAGCCCGAGCGTGACAAAGGTCAGAAGGTGATAATAGTTCGTAAGGCGCGAGTAGACGTCGACCGACGTGATCAGTGTCACAGCGCTGATGAGGGCAGCGCAGCCCCACACGATGTTCGAGGCGTACCTTGGAATGGTCCGGGGGAACATGGCGCCCAGGAACGCAAGGAAGGTGGGTAGGGATAGGAAATAGCCCATAAAGCCGAGTTTCCAGCTCCATTCCCAGGAAAAATCGGGATAGATGCGAATCAGGATCTGATCGGCCGCGCTCAGGCTGGCTCTAAGTCCGAGGCAGACGAGAAAGAGTGCGAAATAAAGCGACTGCCTGTTGCCCGGAATGATGCAGGCGAGGGCGAAGTGATAAAGGGCGGAGATTACGATAAGGCCCAGGAAGAAGACACCATAGAATTCAGTCATTTTCTGGGTTTTCTGGATCGTATCTTGAAGCCCCAGCCTGAAGATGGTGTAAGGCGGCCAGAAGTCGGCCTGCCTTTGCACTTTGATCCGAATGGGGAAGACATCGCCTTCGCCCAGAAAGACCTCGCGATAGAGCCGCTGAGGCTGATCGGGAGAGTGCCCGTGCTTCACAAGCAGTCGATCGCCCAGGTAAAGCTCATAGAAAGGATATTCAGGCACCATAAGGGACAGGGGAACTTTTTTATTCAGCTGCACGGTCAAGCGGAAGGTGGCAGAGTCAGCTCCGGGCAGGATCTTTGGATCTTTGATGAAATGCCGTGGATGGGTTCCTTTTTGAAAAACGGGATCTTTGGCGCTGAAATCCATGCCCTCCGGCTCCAGCAGCCAGATGTCCTCATTGAGCAAAAGTGAAGACGTCTGCCGCAGATCTTCGCTACTTAAGTCAAGCCGGCCATGAGTCTGGGTTTCCGCCCGCGATTCAAGCGCGCAGAAAAGCAGGATGAAGAGCCAAAGTTTATGAAAATGAAACATGGCGCGTTCCGTGTGCAAAAATCCTGATATCCTATCGGCGAATAACGTAAAATTCCAAGTGTGGACCGATGGAAACTGAAAGGAGGGTGGCGGCGTGAACATTCTGATCTGTGAAGATGATGAGGATCTGGCCAGCATGCTGGCGGAAAAGTTCCTGGACTATTTTGATGACTCCGTCTGCACCCTGGTGGCCAATGGGGATCTTGCCGCCAAGGAACTGGACGCGACCGCGTATGACTTTATCAATCTCGACATGAATGTCCCGGGCATGAAGGGCCATCAGATTATCCGTCACGTCCGCGATGGTCAGGGACCGAACCGCAGGACGCCGATCATTCTTCTGAGCGCGGAAGTGGATGACAGCACCGAAGAGTTCGCGAATCAGGCCGTCGTGAAAATCCATAAGCCCGTGCACATGGAAAAACTGCTGGAAATCGCTGCGGTGATGACCAACACCTTTCCGAAGGCCATGGAATAAACTTACAGGGGCGAAGGCCCTGAGGCCCGGGTTCCGGGTCGGCCTGCTTTTTTCATGCACAGCATCGCACTTGCTTAAAAATGCCTTCCTTTGCGATAATGGGGAATCTTGTACCACTTTTGCGGCGGGCGCCTCTCCATGCGAAGAATCTCCAGCTTGCTTGGCCTTCTGGCTCTTACGATCAGCTGCCAATCGTCTCCTGGCCCCCAAGCTGAGTCCTCTCCTGAGCTCTTGCCCAAAGCCCAAAGCCTCAGGGCTCGGACCACAGTCAGCTTCGTGGACATTTGCCTAAATCCGGCAGCGCCCACGGACCAGCGCCATACCGTGGATCAAATGCGCGCTACCGTTGGCATCAGCGATTGCAATGAAGCGTGGAGTCAGCTCCAGAAATTGAGCAAACTCGACTTAGCGGGAAAGGATCTTGTCGATCTGAGCCCGATTTCAGGACTGACCCAACTCCGTGTGCTGGATCTCGGCTCCAATCATATCGTAAACCTGTCCGCTCTCGCCGGCCTCGTCAATCTCAGCGAATTGATTGTGAGTGAAAACGGGATTAACGATCTCTCGCAATTGAGTGATCTTGAGGAACTCAACGTCCTGGACCTTGGCCATAATATGGTCGAAGATATTAAGCCGCTCCAGAAATTACAAAAGTTGAGATGGCTGGATCTGGGAGAAAATAGGATAAAAGACGCCAGTCCCCTGAAAAACGTGAAAGAACTCTGGTTTCTGTCCCTGTCCGACAATCAGCTGGAGCAGTTGGACGGAGTGGCCAACCTCAAAAATCTTCGCGAACTCTATCTGCAGAACAATAAGATCAGGAGTCTTAGGAGTCTGAGCGCCTTACGGCAACTCGAAGGACTGGTCGCTGATGGCAACCCGATTGAAAGGAATGAAGATCAATGTCCGATGGGGAAGGCGATCCCCAATGGACTCCATGAATTCTGCAGCCGTTATATCACTGATCCCTGAGAGCCCAGTCAGGGCACGGTCATGCGCTCCGCCCAATCATCCAGCGGCGCGAAAGCGGGAAAACCTGGAGCGCTGCGGGTATCCGTGACGAGCTTCATTCCCACCGATAAGGTCGCGGCACTCACATTATCCAAAGTGATCGTCAGTTTCTTCACCGGATCCCCTTGAAAAGTATTCGGACTGTTTTTGCTCAGGGGAAAACTGAGACCTGGCAGATAGCTGGCATCCCGCAGAACAAAGCCTGCGCGTGCCGGAGACTGAATTTCGAGCCAGAGGTTCTGTCCGCCTTTTTTCAAGATCGCCACGCGTCCATCCTGCTGCAGCTCCACGGCGGCTGTCGTGTGCATCGACCACCAGACGCGGCCTGGCGTTTTCATTTTAATCTCATCCTGGACCAGAACGGTCTGGCGCTTTTGCCGTAAACCGAGCCCGCGGCGCACAGACGAGGCATCACGATCATAGACGCCGCTCAGGTTGATGATGGCCATCGCGTCTCCGGGCTGCGTGAGGATGCGTTCAATCTCGGCCTTGC encodes:
- a CDS encoding 7TM diverse intracellular signaling domain-containing protein, encoding MFHFHKLWLFILLFCALESRAETQTHGRLDLSSEDLRQTSSLLLNEDIWLLEPEGMDFSAKDPVFQKGTHPRHFIKDPKILPGADSATFRLTVQLNKKVPLSLMVPEYPFYELYLGDRLLVKHGHSPDQPQRLYREVFLGEGDVFPIRIKVQRQADFWPPYTIFRLGLQDTIQKTQKMTEFYGVFFLGLIVISALYHFALACIIPGNRQSLYFALFLVCLGLRASLSAADQILIRIYPDFSWEWSWKLGFMGYFLSLPTFLAFLGAMFPRTIPRYASNIVWGCAALISAVTLITSVDVYSRLTNYYHLLTFVTLGLGLRSFVRAFRLRMPGVKPLLGTVVMLTVAVINDVLVVSYLLQTRPILDFALMAFIFSQTVIISYNYAHSFRDIVHTHKQLQKLVYTHVVTQIAAGRNLEETMPVATREAVVLSFDVIGSSHIKHPQFLRALEHLMASCQQILHEGYDPVRVAARGYRIKEMGDGLLASVGFPLANPDGAKESNADTALKMAVRFCEVFRLEMEKLQYHEPLYCSVGITQGMIEGFFPGSGIKQYDVRGRALILATRYESMRNIVFKVTDEISSLIFIQDEVYKALSPALQQDFERWDCLQKGHRIRDDVHAVQAWYRRLPGTTPARSQGATVASNDSMGPGPRAVS
- a CDS encoding response regulator, whose translation is MNILICEDDEDLASMLAEKFLDYFDDSVCTLVANGDLAAKELDATAYDFINLDMNVPGMKGHQIIRHVRDGQGPNRRTPIILLSAEVDDSTEEFANQAVVKIHKPVHMEKLLEIAAVMTNTFPKAME
- a CDS encoding leucine-rich repeat domain-containing protein, coding for MRATVGISDCNEAWSQLQKLSKLDLAGKDLVDLSPISGLTQLRVLDLGSNHIVNLSALAGLVNLSELIVSENGINDLSQLSDLEELNVLDLGHNMVEDIKPLQKLQKLRWLDLGENRIKDASPLKNVKELWFLSLSDNQLEQLDGVANLKNLRELYLQNNKIRSLRSLSALRQLEGLVADGNPIERNEDQCPMGKAIPNGLHEFCSRYITDP